The Sphingomonas sp. HF-S4 sequence ATTTCGGAGGGGATGGCGGGTCAGGCCGGCTAGCTGCAAACGGGGGAGGCCACGGTCCGGTCTGTCGATCGCACCACTTCGATAAACGCACGAAGGGTCGCAGGAAGATGCCTGTTGCGGGAGTAGTACAGGCATAGACCAGGGCCAGGGGGTGACCAATCGTCGAGAACGGTCATCAGCCGTTCCTCGTCTAGTGCTGGACGAGCATACGCCTCCGGGACGAACGCAACGCCCAAGCCGCCGATCGCGGCTTCGACCATCAGCGTGTTATTGTCGAGGGTGACATCGCCTGGCACGTCGATCGCCAGTTCCTGGCCATCGCGGGCGAACTCCCAGCGATAGGCCTTGCCGCTCGGCAAGCGCTGCCGAATGCACCGATGTCCTTGGAGATCGTGAGGCGTCTCTGGCGATCCACGTTCCGTGATATAAGCCGGTGCGGCCACCGCGATGAATCGCGTGTCCCCGCCGAAAGGCACGGCAACCATGTCCTGAGGGACAGCTTCCCGAAGTCGCACGCCC is a genomic window containing:
- a CDS encoding LysR family transcriptional regulator → MMDVSLPELRAFVLVAQQRSFRRAADLAGVSRSSLSHALRGLERRLGTRLLHRTTRSVALTEAGDRLLARLAPMLRDMDDMLGAVSGEGSAVGGVLRINANEGGARWLLHNAVPGFLRQYPRVSLELLTDGKLIDIIAEGFDAGVRLREAVPQDMVAVPFGGDTRFIAVAAPAYITERGSPETPHDLQGHRCIRQRLPSGKAYRWEFARDGQELAIDVPGDVTLDNNTLMVEAAIGGLGVAFVPEAYARPALDEERLMTVLDDWSPPGPGLCLYYSRNRHLPATLRAFIEVVRSTDRTVASPVCS